The following proteins are encoded in a genomic region of Devosia lucknowensis:
- a CDS encoding DUF808 domain-containing protein — protein sequence MAVGLIALLDDVVSLAKVAAASLDDIAGQAAKAGAKAAGAVIDDAAVTPSYVSGFKADRELPMIARIAWGSVRNKLLFLLPAALLLSLFASWLITPLLMIGGAYLCYEGAEKVFHLFAPHQAEHHEASIEHTAISPASLEDQKVAGAIKTDFILSAEIMTIILAAIEVPDFWTRAGILAVAGVGITIAVYGAVALIVKADDMGLWLAKNGRTGAGRGFGRGVVQAMPTFMQGLSLVGTAAMTWVGGSIIAHGLYQFGVTGPEHVIEAAAHWAEHTFPAIAGIAGWLATALVDFVIGLALGALLIPVAGYVISPAWKAIKGLLPKRAKPAA from the coding sequence ATGGCTGTTGGACTGATCGCCCTTCTCGATGACGTCGTGAGCCTTGCCAAGGTCGCCGCGGCCTCGCTGGACGACATAGCCGGGCAGGCGGCCAAGGCGGGTGCCAAGGCTGCGGGTGCAGTCATCGACGACGCCGCGGTGACGCCCAGCTACGTCTCGGGCTTCAAGGCCGATCGCGAATTGCCCATGATCGCCCGTATCGCCTGGGGCTCGGTGCGCAACAAGCTGCTGTTCCTGCTGCCGGCGGCGCTATTGCTTTCGCTGTTCGCCTCCTGGCTGATCACGCCGCTGCTGATGATCGGCGGCGCCTATCTTTGCTACGAGGGGGCGGAAAAGGTGTTTCACCTTTTTGCCCCGCATCAGGCCGAGCATCACGAAGCAAGCATCGAGCACACCGCCATCTCCCCCGCTTCGCTGGAGGATCAGAAGGTCGCGGGCGCCATCAAGACCGATTTCATTCTCTCGGCCGAGATCATGACCATCATCCTGGCCGCCATCGAGGTTCCTGACTTCTGGACGCGCGCGGGCATCCTGGCGGTTGCGGGCGTCGGGATCACCATCGCCGTCTATGGGGCGGTTGCCCTGATCGTGAAGGCGGACGACATGGGCCTGTGGCTGGCCAAGAACGGCCGCACCGGCGCCGGTCGGGGATTTGGCCGTGGCGTGGTGCAGGCCATGCCGACCTTCATGCAGGGCCTGAGCCTTGTCGGCACAGCGGCGATGACCTGGGTCGGGGGAAGCATCATTGCCCACGGCCTCTACCAGTTCGGCGTGACCGGACCCGAGCATGTGATCGAAGCGGCTGCCCATTGGGCCGAGCACACCTTCCCGGCAATCGCGGGAATTGCCGGTTGGCTGGCCACGGCGCTGGTGGATTTCGTCATCGGCCTTGCGCTGGGCGCGTTGCTGATCCCAGTGGCCGGCTATGTCATCAGCCCGGCCTGGAAGGCGATCAAGGGCCTGTTGCCGAAGCGGGCTAAACCGGCGGCGTGA
- the rnhA gene encoding ribonuclease HI produces the protein MAEPVIIHTDGACSGNPGPGGWGAILQFGPHRKELKGGEALTTNNKMELTAAIEALNALTRPCTVDLHTDSQYVKNGVQSWIHGWKRNGWRTADKKPVKNVELWQALDEATKRHEISWHWVKGHAGDELNERADELAREGMAPFKQKRAVPLTPPV, from the coding sequence TTGGCTGAACCTGTCATCATCCATACCGACGGCGCCTGTTCGGGCAATCCAGGCCCTGGTGGCTGGGGCGCGATCCTGCAGTTCGGCCCGCACCGCAAGGAATTGAAGGGCGGCGAGGCGCTGACCACCAATAACAAGATGGAGCTGACCGCGGCCATCGAGGCGCTCAATGCCCTCACCCGGCCCTGTACCGTCGACCTCCACACCGATAGCCAATACGTCAAGAATGGCGTGCAGAGCTGGATCCATGGCTGGAAGCGCAACGGCTGGCGCACGGCCGACAAGAAGCCGGTCAAGAATGTCGAACTCTGGCAGGCGCTCGACGAGGCCACCAAGCGGCACGAGATCAGTTGGCACTGGGTCAAAGGTCACGCGGGGGACGAACTCAACGAACGCGCCGATGAACTGGCCCGTGAAGGCATGGCGCCGTTCAAGCAGAAGCGCGCCGTGCCACTCACGCCGCCGGTTTAG
- a CDS encoding GNAT family N-acetyltransferase, with product MSDLALFETDRLVLSGWRLDQIDDLVALHGTANVARYLSSSGEPWTREKAETALRGWIELFETRQLGKLRLTRKSDGVFIGRAGFGIYGPTGEPEIGYALFEEHHGQGFAKEAAAGLRDWYFRETTSTHFIGFADTCNAPSLAVLRKIGMEPTHVEVEPGGLTCQFHILRRPSIG from the coding sequence ATGAGCGATCTCGCCCTGTTCGAGACCGACCGGCTGGTTCTTTCCGGCTGGCGGCTCGACCAAATCGATGACCTCGTCGCGCTCCATGGCACTGCCAATGTCGCCCGCTACCTGTCTTCGAGCGGCGAGCCCTGGACGCGCGAAAAGGCCGAGACGGCGCTGCGCGGCTGGATCGAGCTCTTCGAAACACGGCAACTGGGCAAGCTGCGCCTCACGCGCAAGAGCGACGGCGTCTTCATCGGCCGCGCCGGCTTCGGCATCTATGGCCCCACCGGCGAGCCCGAAATCGGCTATGCGCTCTTTGAAGAGCATCACGGCCAGGGCTTTGCCAAGGAAGCGGCAGCCGGCCTCCGGGACTGGTATTTCCGCGAAACCACCAGCACGCACTTCATCGGCTTTGCCGACACGTGCAATGCGCCATCTCTTGCCGTCCTGCGCAAGATCGGCATGGAGCCAACCCATGTCGAGGTGGAGCCCGGTGGCCTGACCTGCCAGTTTCATATCCTGAGGCGACCAAGCATTGGCTGA
- the ispH gene encoding 4-hydroxy-3-methylbut-2-enyl diphosphate reductase — MEKRPHLDILLCAPRGFCAGVDRAIQIVELALQKYGAPVYVRHAIVHNKYVVEGLKAKGAVFVEELDEIPETEAPVVFSAHGVPKSVPADARSRNMFFLDATCPLVSKVHVEATRHFEEGHEIVLIGHAGHPEVVGTMGQLPAGAVTLIETVDDANAFTPRDPQTLAFVTQTTLSVDDTREIVAALRARFPAINGPHKEDICYATTNRQESIKAVAPLVDAMIVVGSPHSSNSQRLVEVALRSGCKVATLVDRASEIDWSLYGNLTSLGVSAGASAPESLVEEVIDAFAARYEVSVETKTTAEENIAFNIPKVLRNLEVASGR; from the coding sequence ATGGAAAAAAGGCCGCACCTAGACATTCTGCTCTGCGCACCACGTGGATTCTGCGCTGGCGTCGACCGCGCGATCCAGATCGTGGAGCTGGCGCTCCAGAAATATGGCGCGCCGGTCTATGTCCGCCACGCCATCGTGCACAACAAATACGTGGTGGAAGGCCTCAAGGCCAAGGGCGCGGTATTTGTCGAAGAACTCGACGAGATCCCCGAGACCGAGGCGCCCGTCGTGTTCTCGGCGCATGGCGTGCCCAAGAGCGTGCCGGCCGATGCCCGCTCGCGCAACATGTTTTTCCTCGACGCCACCTGCCCGCTGGTCAGCAAGGTGCATGTCGAGGCCACGAGGCATTTCGAGGAAGGCCACGAGATCGTGCTGATCGGCCATGCGGGTCACCCCGAGGTGGTCGGCACGATGGGCCAGCTGCCTGCCGGCGCCGTTACCCTGATCGAAACGGTGGACGACGCCAACGCCTTTACGCCCCGCGACCCGCAGACCTTGGCCTTTGTCACGCAGACCACGCTCAGCGTCGATGACACGCGCGAAATCGTGGCGGCGCTGCGCGCGCGCTTCCCGGCCATCAACGGGCCGCACAAGGAAGACATCTGCTACGCCACCACGAACCGTCAGGAATCGATCAAGGCCGTGGCGCCGCTCGTCGATGCGATGATCGTGGTCGGCTCGCCGCATTCGTCCAATTCGCAGCGGCTGGTGGAAGTCGCGCTTCGCTCGGGATGCAAGGTCGCTACTCTGGTCGACCGCGCCAGCGAGATCGACTGGTCGCTCTATGGCAACCTGACATCGCTGGGCGTCAGCGCTGGCGCCTCGGCTCCCGAAAGCCTCGTCGAGGAAGTCATCGACGCCTTTGCCGCGCGCTACGAGGTTTCCGTCGAGACCAAGACCACGGCCGAAGAGAACATCGCCTTCAACATCCCCAAGGTGCTGCGCAACCTGGAAGTGGCCTCCGGCCGATGA
- a CDS encoding putative PEP-binding protein, with translation MFAIAPAMGKANLSAGQLKLLTGKARWIFRVGEAGFPTVPTIAITRAAWDELQAERTRKDTRLRTHWVACLFKLVSRDGSPPQLVVRTSASSHNGGLAPAKLGIAAPAAPEDAVDPTRPLAKAIKQAFESYGFSGRTWTGQRQDDDRGRQIVLVQALASGDVEQFLTRNATSGVLGPAPLGGSPLPRLPAGVVSLIDLLDAKAGRHMACLVAIDRGQVTFVSARPVQASAGAELTAAVDRVERKVWTPQGAVSRVDANRLALMLHPRLKSADEVTPIAMGLGVSPGAASGIITFNPDDAARLRARGKHCILVVNETGPADIEGMKAATGILTARGGMSSHAGVIARITGKPCVAGVRSLSVDTSEMVCRIGEREFRAGDRLTIDGTDGAVYLGTLPLAQPQIGGAISKLLGWSDASRTIAVRTNAETVESAQTALSFGAEGIGLARSEHMFFSPERMVALRRMILSEDEDARARALAGLVDFQTGDYSALFSAMRGLPVTVRLFDPPLHEFLPRTDEEVEETALSLGVAVRALRLRLERIAEINPMLGHRGVRLAITYPEILQMQMQAVLAGARAASERQADPVTVEVMVPFVSTATEVSWIRERAMAMLDNSGLTRSDRVRFSFGTMIELPRACLRAGDIAGMVDFISFGTNDLTQTTFGISRDDAPAFLAAYQRKGVYERDPFVTIDEKGVGEMIAIAIARGKAANPRLKIGICGEHAGDPASLQFFAGLGVDYVSCSPYRVPVARLTLAQASA, from the coding sequence ATGTTTGCGATTGCCCCGGCGATGGGGAAGGCGAACCTCAGCGCTGGTCAATTGAAATTGCTCACCGGCAAGGCTCGCTGGATCTTCCGCGTCGGCGAGGCCGGCTTTCCCACCGTTCCAACCATTGCCATCACGCGCGCCGCCTGGGACGAACTTCAGGCCGAGCGGACGCGCAAAGATACGCGCCTGCGCACCCATTGGGTCGCCTGTCTCTTCAAGCTGGTCTCCAGGGATGGGTCGCCGCCGCAACTGGTGGTGCGAACGTCGGCCAGCAGTCACAATGGTGGACTTGCGCCGGCAAAGCTCGGCATTGCGGCCCCCGCCGCGCCTGAGGATGCGGTCGACCCTACGCGCCCACTGGCGAAGGCCATCAAGCAGGCCTTCGAAAGTTATGGCTTTTCCGGCCGCACCTGGACAGGTCAGCGTCAGGACGACGACCGCGGACGCCAGATCGTGCTGGTACAGGCCCTTGCGAGCGGTGACGTCGAACAATTCCTCACGCGCAATGCCACGTCGGGCGTACTCGGACCGGCCCCCCTCGGCGGTAGTCCGCTGCCGCGCCTCCCGGCCGGCGTGGTGTCTCTGATCGACCTGCTCGACGCCAAGGCTGGCCGGCACATGGCGTGCCTCGTCGCTATCGACCGGGGCCAGGTGACATTCGTCTCCGCGCGTCCGGTACAGGCGAGCGCCGGCGCCGAATTGACCGCCGCGGTCGATCGCGTCGAGCGCAAGGTCTGGACGCCACAAGGCGCAGTGAGCCGCGTCGATGCCAATCGCCTCGCACTCATGCTGCATCCGCGGCTCAAGTCGGCCGACGAGGTGACCCCGATAGCCATGGGCCTCGGGGTTTCGCCAGGCGCGGCCAGCGGCATCATCACGTTTAACCCCGACGATGCAGCCAGGCTCAGGGCAAGAGGCAAGCACTGCATCCTCGTCGTCAACGAAACCGGCCCAGCCGATATCGAGGGCATGAAGGCCGCTACCGGCATCCTCACCGCGCGCGGCGGCATGTCGAGCCATGCGGGCGTGATCGCGCGCATCACCGGCAAGCCCTGCGTGGCAGGTGTGCGCAGCCTCAGCGTCGATACCAGCGAAATGGTCTGCCGCATCGGCGAGCGGGAATTCAGGGCCGGCGACCGTCTCACCATCGATGGCACTGACGGTGCTGTCTACCTCGGGACCCTGCCTTTGGCGCAGCCGCAGATCGGTGGCGCCATCAGCAAGCTGCTCGGCTGGTCCGATGCGAGCCGAACCATCGCGGTGCGCACCAATGCCGAGACTGTGGAATCAGCGCAGACGGCCCTGAGCTTCGGGGCCGAGGGCATCGGGCTGGCGCGGTCCGAGCACATGTTCTTTTCGCCCGAGCGCATGGTGGCGCTGCGGCGCATGATCCTCTCGGAAGACGAGGATGCCCGCGCCCGGGCTCTGGCGGGTCTGGTGGATTTTCAAACCGGGGATTACTCGGCACTCTTTTCGGCCATGCGCGGATTACCGGTGACGGTGCGCCTTTTTGATCCGCCGCTGCATGAATTCCTGCCGCGCACGGATGAGGAGGTCGAAGAAACGGCCTTATCGCTCGGCGTCGCGGTGCGGGCGCTGCGCCTGCGCCTCGAACGCATTGCCGAGATCAACCCCATGCTCGGGCATCGCGGCGTGCGGCTGGCCATCACCTATCCCGAAATCCTGCAGATGCAGATGCAGGCTGTGCTGGCAGGCGCGCGCGCCGCCAGCGAACGCCAGGCCGATCCCGTCACCGTAGAGGTGATGGTGCCTTTCGTGTCCACGGCCACCGAAGTCTCCTGGATCCGGGAACGCGCCATGGCCATGCTCGACAATTCCGGGCTGACCCGGTCGGATCGCGTGCGGTTTTCATTCGGCACGATGATCGAGCTGCCGCGCGCCTGCCTCCGGGCCGGCGACATCGCGGGGATGGTCGACTTTATCTCCTTCGGTACCAACGATCTTACCCAGACGACGTTCGGCATCTCGCGCGACGATGCCCCGGCCTTCCTTGCGGCCTATCAGCGCAAGGGCGTCTATGAGCGTGACCCCTTCGTCACCATCGACGAAAAGGGAGTGGGTGAAATGATCGCCATTGCCATTGCGCGCGGCAAGGCAGCCAATCCTCGCTTGAAGATCGGCATCTGCGGCGAGCATGCAGGGGATCCGGCGTCGCTGCAGTTTTTTGCGGGCCTTGGCGTCGACTATGTCAGTTGCTCACCCTATCGTGTTCCGGTTGCCCGGCTGACCTTGGCACAGGCATCGGCTTAA
- a CDS encoding cell wall hydrolase, translating into MAVVTPLAYIGLAGAALGPGSAPLGGAGLPGEDSPIAIAQASLSYSGVDPIITGSVDHLFDSVSFTGPNRAEKTNRVRPVLDAAAISQSFEAARMQIAALRAPSDPAALGQSSIAEAESETESGPRMSVASLHPGAAAALDAIAGIAPRSDDSLGSVTMPDSVPEQLAYARANTPPIGSMGTGDAIQVSDREHWCLATAIYFEARGESYRGQVAVAQVVLNRVKDHRYPDTICGVVFQNQHRRNACQFSFACDGIPEVVTERRPWDQAEEIATKVASGELYLTEVGDATHYHATYVRPAWAPRMTKVTQIGLHVFYKFKTGWLFG; encoded by the coding sequence ATGGCAGTCGTCACGCCCCTTGCCTATATCGGCCTCGCCGGCGCGGCACTGGGCCCGGGCTCCGCGCCCCTCGGCGGCGCAGGTCTGCCTGGCGAAGACAGCCCGATTGCGATCGCGCAGGCGAGCCTGAGCTATTCCGGCGTCGATCCCATCATCACCGGTTCCGTCGACCACCTGTTCGACAGTGTCAGTTTCACTGGTCCCAACCGGGCCGAGAAGACCAATCGCGTACGTCCCGTTCTGGACGCTGCTGCTATTTCCCAGAGTTTTGAGGCCGCCCGCATGCAGATTGCCGCGTTGCGCGCGCCGTCCGATCCGGCCGCCCTCGGTCAGTCCAGCATTGCCGAAGCTGAGAGTGAAACGGAAAGCGGGCCGCGCATGTCCGTGGCCTCGCTCCATCCCGGCGCGGCTGCGGCCCTCGATGCCATTGCCGGCATCGCGCCGCGGTCCGATGATAGTCTGGGCAGCGTAACCATGCCTGACTCCGTGCCTGAACAGCTTGCCTATGCGCGCGCCAACACGCCGCCTATCGGCAGCATGGGCACGGGTGACGCCATTCAGGTGTCCGATCGCGAGCATTGGTGCCTGGCGACGGCGATCTACTTCGAAGCACGTGGTGAATCCTACCGCGGACAGGTCGCAGTGGCCCAGGTCGTGCTCAACCGCGTCAAGGATCATCGCTATCCCGACACCATTTGCGGTGTCGTGTTCCAGAACCAGCATCGTCGCAACGCGTGCCAGTTCTCCTTCGCATGCGACGGCATTCCCGAGGTTGTGACGGAACGGCGCCCCTGGGATCAGGCCGAAGAAATCGCAACCAAGGTTGCCAGCGGCGAACTCTACCTGACGGAAGTCGGCGACGCGACGCACTATCACGCCACCTACGTCCGCCCGGCATGGGCACCCCGTATGACCAAGGTGACGCAGATCGGTCTGCACGTCTTCTACAAGTTCAAGACAGGCTGGCTGTTCGGTTAG
- a CDS encoding HD family hydrolase, translated as MSRHSSRAWQRMLSGRRLDILDPSPVDVELSDIAHGLARVARWNGQTIGDYPFSVAQHSVLVLELYRTANPEAGPASQLQALLHDAPEYVMGDIISPFKAAMGGNYKDVENRLLSAIYLRFSLPATMTVALGKLVKKADREAAYFEATHLAGFDPAEARRLFGQPEQSAFDIEAFERLIRPWPTQQANERFIETFQSISASLPTQ; from the coding sequence ATGTCCCGCCACAGCTCCCGTGCCTGGCAGCGCATGCTGTCAGGCCGTCGCCTCGATATTCTAGACCCCTCCCCCGTCGATGTGGAGTTGTCGGACATCGCCCACGGTCTCGCACGCGTGGCGCGGTGGAATGGCCAAACCATTGGCGACTATCCCTTTTCCGTCGCGCAACACTCGGTTCTGGTGCTCGAACTGTATCGCACGGCCAATCCCGAGGCGGGACCAGCTTCGCAACTGCAGGCGCTCCTGCACGACGCCCCGGAATATGTCATGGGCGACATCATCTCGCCATTCAAGGCAGCGATGGGCGGGAACTACAAGGACGTCGAAAATCGTTTATTGTCAGCGATTTATCTGCGTTTCTCGCTGCCCGCGACGATGACTGTGGCGCTTGGAAAGCTGGTGAAAAAGGCCGACCGCGAAGCCGCCTATTTCGAGGCCACACACCTGGCCGGCTTCGATCCGGCCGAAGCGCGCCGTCTGTTCGGTCAGCCCGAGCAGTCCGCCTTCGACATCGAGGCCTTCGAAAGGCTCATCCGCCCGTGGCCGACGCAGCAGGCCAACGAGCGTTTTATCGAGACTTTCCAATCTATTAGCGCCTCTCTCCCGACCCAATAG
- a CDS encoding YgfZ/GcvT domain-containing protein has translation MSISLRADRSIFRFAGAEAHRLLNDVLTGVMPGSADGLAHWWALLSPQGKILAEGSASWSEDAIWVDTHHTVADDFFKRMRMYKLRADVEISDMREHYRMGYSPSEVKGATLDRRGPVELGWRVIASVDDAADWSADDTPFHAARIAAGVAVQGNDFPANDAFAHDIGMDMLEGIDFAKGCYVGQEVVSRMKHRGTARRRPVIVTGPAGEASQPVVADGRDVGTIGQVVEGMAVASLRLDRITDPAAATLDGKPVTLTLPAWASYHFGDASDDA, from the coding sequence ATGTCCATCTCCCTTCGCGCCGACCGGTCGATCTTCCGCTTCGCCGGTGCAGAAGCGCATCGCCTCCTCAATGACGTGCTCACCGGCGTCATGCCCGGCAGCGCGGACGGGCTTGCCCACTGGTGGGCCCTGCTCTCGCCGCAGGGCAAGATTCTTGCCGAAGGTTCGGCGAGCTGGAGCGAGGACGCCATTTGGGTCGACACCCACCACACGGTGGCAGACGACTTCTTCAAGCGCATGCGCATGTACAAGCTGCGTGCCGATGTCGAGATATCCGACATGCGCGAGCACTATCGCATGGGCTATTCGCCCTCGGAGGTTAAGGGCGCGACGCTCGACAGGCGCGGGCCAGTGGAATTGGGTTGGCGGGTCATCGCATCGGTCGACGATGCCGCGGATTGGTCCGCCGACGACACGCCTTTCCATGCTGCCCGCATTGCGGCAGGCGTCGCAGTGCAGGGCAATGATTTTCCTGCCAACGACGCCTTCGCCCACGATATCGGCATGGACATGCTCGAGGGCATCGACTTTGCCAAGGGGTGTTATGTCGGCCAGGAGGTGGTCTCCCGGATGAAGCACCGCGGTACGGCGCGGCGCCGACCGGTCATTGTCACCGGCCCCGCTGGCGAGGCAAGTCAGCCTGTGGTCGCTGACGGGCGCGACGTTGGTACGATCGGTCAGGTGGTGGAGGGCATGGCCGTTGCCAGCCTTCGTCTTGACCGCATCACCGATCCCGCAGCGGCGACGCTCGATGGGAAGCCGGTCACGCTGACGCTCCCCGCATGGGCATCCTACCATTTCGGCGACGCCAGCGACGACGCGTGA
- a CDS encoding TIGR02301 family protein, producing the protein MMSRLTTFARRLPRHRPVLSGKARTGIAAGFSALLLSSPVLAIDPPYQRQMERLSEIMGSLYYLQPLCTSASEDWRTQASELIDLDEPDEDRRQRLAGAFNTGYSAFSRFHHQCTPSSREALARLLEEAQRLARDIHTRFAE; encoded by the coding sequence ATGATGTCCCGATTGACCACGTTTGCGCGCCGTCTGCCCCGTCACCGACCCGTCCTGTCGGGGAAGGCGCGAACCGGGATTGCCGCCGGCTTTTCGGCCCTCCTTCTCTCGTCCCCTGTCCTCGCCATCGACCCGCCCTATCAGCGGCAGATGGAGCGGCTCTCCGAGATCATGGGCAGCCTCTACTACCTGCAGCCGCTCTGCACCTCCGCCAGCGAGGATTGGCGGACGCAGGCGTCGGAACTGATCGACCTCGACGAACCCGACGAAGACCGCCGCCAACGGCTCGCCGGGGCCTTCAACACCGGCTACTCCGCATTTTCGCGCTTCCATCACCAATGTACGCCGTCGTCGCGGGAGGCCTTGGCGCGGCTTCTCGAGGAGGCCCAGCGCCTTGCCCGGGACATCCATACGCGCTTTGCCGAATAG
- a CDS encoding NUDIX hydrolase — protein MTAPPNAASVGIVKHGKILLIKRAFAPYQNLWTFPGGRMEPNETIEQCAIREVQEELGLTVRNPRHAITQELGRDGTYRLAVFTTTDYVGTIRPSNEVTDFKWADPGMLLALRTTSRLDDVIRECFKVLGQSW, from the coding sequence ATGACCGCGCCTCCCAATGCTGCCAGTGTAGGCATCGTCAAGCATGGCAAGATCCTGCTGATCAAACGTGCCTTCGCGCCCTATCAGAACCTCTGGACCTTTCCCGGCGGCCGCATGGAGCCGAACGAAACCATCGAGCAATGCGCCATCCGCGAGGTGCAGGAGGAACTCGGGCTCACCGTGCGCAATCCCCGCCATGCCATCACCCAGGAACTGGGTCGCGACGGCACTTACCGGCTGGCGGTCTTCACCACCACCGACTATGTGGGCACCATAAGGCCTTCGAACGAAGTCACCGACTTCAAGTGGGCCGATCCCGGAATGCTGCTGGCCCTGCGCACCACATCACGGCTCGACGACGTGATTAGAGAATGCTTCAAGGTCCTGGGGCAAAGCTGGTAG
- a CDS encoding SOS response-associated peptidase — MCGRYASTLPPEMMVELFKLLKSVDILPRFNIAPTQPIVAIWEQEGQREARFARWGFVPGWVKDPREFPLLVNARAESMADKPAFRDRVKHGRCIVPASGYYEWHTGADKKKQPYYITRADGQPMALAGLYSTWMGPNGEEIDSVATITVAANPQLSVIHDRMPAILMDEQQQDDWLNVREIRAQKAAQMALPLEDGVLKFHPVSTRVNSARDDDPGLIEPVSLPEAGDEAPRPRARKVAGGGGQMDLF, encoded by the coding sequence ATGTGCGGACGCTATGCGTCGACTTTGCCGCCCGAGATGATGGTGGAGCTGTTCAAGCTGCTCAAGAGCGTCGACATCCTGCCGCGCTTCAACATCGCCCCGACCCAGCCGATCGTCGCCATCTGGGAGCAGGAAGGCCAGCGAGAGGCGCGGTTTGCGCGCTGGGGCTTCGTGCCGGGCTGGGTGAAGGACCCGCGCGAGTTCCCGCTTTTGGTCAATGCGCGGGCGGAAAGCATGGCGGACAAGCCGGCATTCCGGGACCGCGTCAAGCACGGGCGCTGCATCGTGCCGGCCAGCGGCTATTACGAATGGCATACCGGCGCCGACAAAAAGAAGCAGCCTTACTACATCACGCGTGCCGACGGGCAGCCGATGGCACTGGCAGGCCTCTATTCGACCTGGATGGGACCCAATGGCGAGGAGATCGACAGCGTCGCCACCATCACCGTCGCCGCCAATCCGCAGCTATCGGTGATCCACGACCGCATGCCGGCCATCCTGATGGATGAGCAGCAGCAGGACGACTGGCTCAATGTCCGGGAAATCCGGGCGCAAAAAGCAGCGCAGATGGCGCTGCCGCTCGAAGACGGCGTGCTGAAGTTTCATCCCGTCTCGACGAGGGTCAATTCCGCCCGCGACGACGACCCCGGATTGATCGAGCCGGTGTCATTACCCGAAGCAGGGGACGAGGCGCCACGGCCCCGGGCCAGGAAGGTCGCGGGCGGCGGCGGGCAGATGGATCTGTTCTAG
- a CDS encoding hemerythrin domain-containing protein: MLLKDIQFLDDATRPPIPELPGLTDDQKHQGEHLKMIHDHLRDNMKVLGRLIERASEGKASADEIKAETADLVMVSNYRRFGTLCGQYCQFVHGHHSIEDQALFPSIAAQGPAFKAIADRLQAEHVVVHTLLERLIDALIKLADEPGQSHFDDAVTVYRALEKVLLSHLHYEEDAIGDALGYFEIM; the protein is encoded by the coding sequence ATGCTGCTCAAAGATATTCAATTCCTCGACGACGCAACGCGTCCGCCAATTCCCGAACTGCCCGGCCTCACCGACGACCAGAAGCATCAGGGCGAACATCTCAAGATGATTCACGATCATCTTCGGGACAATATGAAGGTGCTGGGGCGCCTCATCGAACGTGCGTCCGAGGGCAAGGCGAGCGCCGATGAAATCAAGGCGGAAACCGCCGATCTCGTCATGGTGTCGAACTACCGCCGCTTCGGCACGCTGTGCGGGCAATACTGCCAGTTCGTCCACGGTCATCATTCGATCGAGGACCAGGCGCTGTTCCCCTCGATCGCCGCGCAGGGCCCTGCCTTCAAGGCCATTGCCGACCGTCTCCAGGCCGAGCATGTGGTGGTGCACACCCTGCTCGAGCGGCTCATCGACGCCCTGATCAAGCTGGCCGACGAACCGGGGCAGAGCCATTTCGATGACGCGGTCACGGTGTACCGTGCCCTTGAAAAGGTGCTGCTGAGCCACCTCCACTACGAGGAAGACGCCATCGGCGACGCGCTCGGCTATTTCGAGATCATGTGA